TCGCGAGGTCTGCGAGGCGCTGATGGCCCGGGGCGTGCTGGCCAAGGACACCCACGGCTCGACCATCCGGCTCGCGCCGCCGCTGGTCATCGAGGCCGACGACCTGGTGTGGGGCCTCGACCAGCTCGCCGAGGTCGTCCGCGGCGGCTGACCTACTCCGTGGGCGGGGGGAGCAGCTGCGCGAGCGCCGGCAACGACGCGGTGACCAGGTGCAGCAGCTCCTCGCGCGAGACGCCCTCGGGGCGTGCCTTCCAGCGCAGCACGACGTCCTCGGCCATCGCCGCCCACCCGCGCGCCACGAGCCGGGCGGCGGGCGTGTCCGGGATCAGGTTGCCGTGCGGGTCCTCCTCGAACATCCGGTCGGTGAGGGCGCTGAGGGCCTCCTCGTAGATCTCGCGCATCGAGGCGCTGCCGCTGGCGGCGCCGCGCACGAGCGAGAGGTAGCCCTCGTAGTTGGCGTCGACGTAGTCGACGTACGCCGCGACGGAGACCCGGAGCCGGTGCTCCGGGTCGCCCTCCACCGGCGGCGCGGTCTGGCTGATCAGGGCCGCCGCCGCCCAGCGCATCACGGCCTCGTGGAAGTCCTGCTTGTTGCCGAAGTAGTGGTAGAGCAGGCCCCGGGAGATGCCTGCCTCCTCGGCCAGCAGGTCGATGCTCAGCTCGTCGATCGACCGGGTCGCCAGCAGCCGCACCCCGAGGTCGAGCAGCTGCGCGCGGCGCTGCTCGGGACTCAGGCGGGTGCGGGGAACGGGCGTGTCGGTACTCACGCAGCACATTCTATTGACACTCGTTCAATAACTTCAATACTTTGTGCTCATGACCTCCACCGCTCCCGCGTCGGCCGGCGCACCGGCCACCCGCAGCGTCGACCACCTCGTCGTCGGCGCCGGCTTCGCCGGGCTGTGCGCCGCCATCGGCCTCGCCGCGGACGGTGAGCACGACGTCGTCGTCGTCGAGAAGGGCAGCGAC
This Nocardioides dokdonensis FR1436 DNA region includes the following protein-coding sequences:
- a CDS encoding TetR/AcrR family transcriptional regulator — protein: MSTDTPVPRTRLSPEQRRAQLLDLGVRLLATRSIDELSIDLLAEEAGISRGLLYHYFGNKQDFHEAVMRWAAAALISQTAPPVEGDPEHRLRVSVAAYVDYVDANYEGYLSLVRGAASGSASMREIYEEALSALTDRMFEEDPHGNLIPDTPAARLVARGWAAMAEDVVLRWKARPEGVSREELLHLVTASLPALAQLLPPPTE